The proteins below are encoded in one region of Rhodoluna lacicola:
- a CDS encoding amino-acid N-acetyltransferase — translation MTSKINVRPARTADVKAIQAMRQELEGSKVLLGHELVSLYEAVPEFLVAVDESGQVIGAGALHVMWEDLAEVRSMVVRENLRGTGVGHAVLEALLAKAESVGIKRVFCLTFETEFFGKHGFKEISDVPVDEVTFEQMVRSHDDGVAEFLDLARVKQNTLGNTRMLKTL, via the coding sequence ATGACCAGCAAGATCAACGTAAGGCCTGCCCGCACCGCAGACGTAAAGGCAATTCAGGCCATGCGTCAGGAGCTTGAGGGCTCAAAGGTGCTACTTGGTCACGAACTGGTCAGTCTTTATGAAGCGGTGCCAGAGTTCTTGGTGGCAGTTGACGAATCTGGCCAGGTCATTGGTGCCGGCGCGCTGCACGTCATGTGGGAAGATCTAGCCGAAGTTCGCTCAATGGTGGTTCGTGAAAACCTAAGGGGAACCGGAGTGGGTCACGCGGTGCTCGAGGCTCTGCTGGCCAAGGCTGAATCGGTGGGCATCAAGCGGGTATTTTGCCTGACCTTTGAAACCGAATTCTTTGGCAAGCACGGCTTCAAGGAAATTTCTGATGTTCCGGTTGATGAGGTCACCTTTGAACAGATGGTGCGTTCCCACGACGACGGTGTTGCAGAGTTCTTGGATCTAGCCCGGGTTAAGCAGAACACTTTGGGCAACACCCGAATGCTCAAGACCCTTTAA
- a CDS encoding AraC family transcriptional regulator — MNPLPPKTLQPEKIAQNLLGKPAALEVIPPNPFHSFRSFSHDFPAEIARWQYHPEYEIHLIREGTGSYLIGDVIGTFEAGHVAFIGSGLPHDWMSNLQPGQVIKNRDAVIQFLPEFINGLMETMPELRDLKPLLKESSQGIIYSGETAKRAAKEIEAVNSSSGTRRILHLLALLVLFAEAPKKEKQTIAKQWFTPNASDEGISAVESGVKYIFDNLTKNIRMSEAAKRAHMSEPTFSKYFKKASGLTFSEMVRKMRIAHACRMLEDTNETISSICAASGYTNLANFNRQFLAEMDMTPSSYRLLDDQKRPEKRILSLGLVGE; from the coding sequence ATGAATCCGTTACCCCCAAAAACGCTACAGCCCGAAAAAATCGCGCAAAACCTGTTGGGTAAACCGGCTGCTCTTGAGGTAATTCCACCAAACCCATTCCACTCATTCCGCAGCTTCTCACACGACTTTCCAGCCGAGATCGCGCGCTGGCAATACCACCCGGAATACGAGATTCACCTAATTCGTGAGGGAACCGGAAGTTACCTAATCGGTGATGTGATCGGAACCTTTGAGGCTGGCCACGTGGCATTTATTGGTTCAGGCTTGCCACACGACTGGATGAGTAATTTGCAACCAGGTCAAGTAATAAAGAATCGCGATGCAGTGATTCAGTTCTTACCAGAATTTATAAACGGCCTAATGGAAACAATGCCTGAGTTGCGTGACTTAAAACCTCTGCTAAAGGAATCAAGTCAGGGAATTATCTACTCCGGTGAAACTGCTAAGCGCGCCGCAAAAGAAATTGAAGCAGTGAATTCAAGCTCTGGTACTCGAAGGATATTGCACTTGCTTGCACTCTTAGTGCTCTTTGCTGAAGCACCGAAGAAAGAAAAACAAACCATTGCCAAGCAGTGGTTTACACCTAACGCAAGCGATGAAGGCATTTCAGCAGTGGAGTCCGGCGTGAAATATATTTTTGACAACCTAACTAAAAACATTCGCATGTCAGAGGCAGCAAAGCGTGCCCACATGTCGGAACCAACTTTCTCAAAGTACTTCAAAAAAGCCAGCGGTCTTACCTTTAGTGAAATGGTGCGAAAGATGCGCATTGCCCACGCCTGCCGAATGCTAGAAGACACTAACGAAACAATTTCAAGCATTTGTGCCGCCAGTGGCTACACCAATCTGGCAAATTTCAATCGTCAGTTTCTTGCCGAAATGGATATGACTCCATCTTCCTATCGATTACTTGATGATCAGAAGAGACCAGAAAAAAGAATTTTAAGTCTTGGTCTTGTTGGCGAGTGA
- a CDS encoding ABC transporter substrate-binding protein: protein MLLKKRAMTLGAMLGISALALSGCVSDAGAGEDVTLTLATVNNGNMVDMESLKGEFEAANPGIKVNFQVMEEGDLRSAVTADVANAAGQYDIVTIGAYEVPQWGANGWLTDLTADLADDTYDVEDILPPVRSALSVDGKQYAVPFYGESSILMYNKEILDAAGQKISNNPTWQEVAKVAKAVKTKDTAGICLRGKPGWGDLFAPLTTVVQTFGGSWYDMNWDAQVNSPAFVEAVTFYKNLLDEAGQPNPVDYSFNECMNALKEGKVAMWYDASVAASFLEADDSPVKGKLAYAHAPVVKTKESGWLWSWNLAVPANTQHKDAAIKFIKWATSKEYHNLVGTKLGWSKVPPGARISTYEIPEYKEAAKAYAPITLEVMNAVNPVQPGVNPQPWVGIQYVAIPEFQEVGNQVAQLVADAIAGRTTVKEALDAGQKIAQVAGDAHK, encoded by the coding sequence ATGCTTTTGAAGAAGCGCGCAATGACCCTTGGTGCAATGCTGGGTATCTCAGCTCTAGCACTAAGCGGATGTGTATCAGATGCAGGCGCAGGGGAAGACGTAACTCTTACCTTGGCAACTGTTAACAACGGAAACATGGTTGACATGGAGTCGCTAAAGGGCGAGTTCGAGGCAGCCAACCCAGGTATCAAGGTTAACTTCCAGGTTATGGAAGAAGGCGACCTTCGTAGCGCAGTAACCGCTGACGTGGCTAACGCAGCTGGACAGTATGACATCGTGACTATCGGTGCTTACGAAGTTCCACAGTGGGGCGCTAACGGTTGGCTAACTGACCTAACTGCTGATCTAGCCGACGATACATACGACGTAGAGGACATCTTGCCTCCAGTTCGTTCAGCTCTATCAGTTGACGGCAAGCAGTACGCTGTTCCTTTCTACGGTGAGTCATCAATCCTTATGTACAACAAGGAAATTCTTGATGCTGCCGGTCAGAAGATTTCAAACAACCCAACCTGGCAAGAAGTTGCAAAGGTTGCAAAGGCTGTAAAGACCAAGGACACCGCAGGTATCTGTCTACGCGGCAAGCCTGGTTGGGGTGACTTGTTCGCTCCTCTAACTACCGTGGTTCAGACTTTCGGTGGTAGCTGGTACGACATGAACTGGGATGCACAGGTTAACTCACCAGCATTCGTAGAGGCAGTTACTTTCTACAAGAACTTGCTTGACGAGGCTGGCCAGCCAAACCCAGTTGACTACAGCTTCAACGAGTGCATGAACGCACTTAAGGAAGGAAAAGTTGCAATGTGGTACGACGCATCTGTAGCTGCTTCATTCCTAGAAGCTGATGACTCACCTGTAAAGGGCAAGCTTGCATACGCACACGCTCCGGTTGTAAAGACCAAGGAGTCAGGTTGGCTATGGAGCTGGAACCTAGCTGTTCCAGCTAACACCCAGCACAAGGATGCAGCTATCAAGTTCATCAAGTGGGCAACCTCAAAGGAATACCACAACCTAGTTGGAACAAAGCTTGGTTGGTCAAAGGTTCCACCTGGCGCACGTATCTCAACCTACGAGATTCCTGAGTACAAGGAAGCAGCAAAGGCTTACGCCCCAATTACCCTAGAGGTAATGAACGCTGTGAACCCAGTACAGCCTGGTGTAAACCCTCAGCCTTGGGTTGGTATCCAGTACGTAGCAATCCCTGAGTTCCAGGAAGTTGGAAACCAGGTTGCTCAGCTAGTAGCTGATGCGATTGCTGGACGCACCACCGTCAAGGAAGCACTTGATGCCGGTCAGAAGATCGCTCAAGTAGCTGGTGACGCACACAAGTAA
- a CDS encoding carbohydrate ABC transporter permease translates to MASKTTAAVPVVKQKTYLKKVRLSRALILPALIFSIVLTQIPFLVTIYFSTLEWNLLKPTEVKFAWFENYLAVFEKGDLLPATISTVGITSLSVIFSVVLGLVLAILLDRKFRGQALARTLLITPFLLMPAAASLIWKYSMFDSNVGILSWVTEVLGGTPIQWTTDLPFAVVVIMLTWQYTPFMMLILLAGLQSQSREVLEAASVDGAGAWRTFQWITLPHLRQYVEIAVLLGTIMLLQVFDPIAIITKGTGGTKTLSYLLYERAFVGLNVGEAAAYGVVTVLLTIVVATVALRNLFKVFMDGGNR, encoded by the coding sequence ATGGCCTCAAAAACAACCGCTGCAGTTCCGGTTGTGAAGCAAAAGACTTATCTGAAAAAGGTCCGCCTTTCTCGTGCACTTATTCTTCCAGCTCTGATTTTCAGCATTGTGCTGACTCAGATTCCTTTCCTTGTCACCATATATTTCTCCACCCTTGAGTGGAACCTACTTAAGCCGACTGAAGTCAAGTTCGCGTGGTTTGAAAACTATCTAGCGGTTTTTGAAAAGGGTGACCTGCTGCCAGCAACAATTTCAACAGTGGGCATCACATCACTATCGGTGATTTTTTCTGTGGTCCTTGGCTTGGTGCTTGCCATCTTGCTCGACAGAAAATTCCGAGGCCAGGCACTAGCTCGCACTCTGCTAATCACTCCGTTTCTGCTGATGCCGGCGGCTGCGTCACTGATTTGGAAGTACTCAATGTTCGACAGCAACGTGGGCATTCTTAGCTGGGTCACCGAGGTTTTGGGTGGCACACCAATTCAGTGGACCACCGATCTACCGTTCGCAGTGGTTGTAATCATGCTGACCTGGCAGTACACGCCATTCATGATGCTGATTCTGTTGGCGGGTTTGCAGAGCCAGAGCCGTGAGGTGCTTGAAGCTGCATCGGTTGACGGCGCCGGAGCCTGGCGAACCTTTCAATGGATTACCCTGCCGCACCTTCGTCAGTATGTAGAAATTGCTGTGCTGCTTGGCACGATCATGCTGCTGCAGGTGTTTGACCCGATTGCGATTATCACCAAGGGCACCGGAGGCACCAAGACCCTTTCTTACCTCTTGTATGAAAGAGCATTCGTTGGTCTGAACGTGGGTGAGGCCGCTGCCTATGGTGTGGTCACCGTGTTGTTGACCATCGTGGTTGCGACTGTCGCGCTGCGCAATTTGTTCAAGGTGTTTATGGATGGAGGTAACCGCTAA